From a region of the Brassica napus cultivar Da-Ae chromosome C5 unlocalized genomic scaffold, Da-Ae chrC05_Random_29, whole genome shotgun sequence genome:
- the LOC106397336 gene encoding probable histone-arginine methyltransferase 1.3, with protein sequence MEASPLKKLEQLEFSLDSVTDLSSSPPASPSSPAVATFSCVDGVTELRFLQPDSTHCFTFDLASAQLFKLGTVQFICVSDDNSEERSFSKGVNIKFGSEKDSKEFCDSFEEWRKDALVPGSSIVSASNSKFDEKIEASSAKMYFHYYGQLLHQQNMLQDYVRTGTYYAAVMENRSDFAGRVVVDVGAGSGILSMFAAQAGAKHVYAVEASEMAEYARKLIAGNPLFADRITVIKGKVEDIELPEKADILISEPMGTLLVNERMLESYVIARDRFMSPNGKMFPTVGRIHMAPFSDEFLFIEMANKALFWQQQNYYGVDLTPLFGSAHQGYFSQPVVDAFDPRLLVAPLMFHTIDFTQMKEEDFYEIDIPLKFTSSVCTRVHGLACWFDVLFDGSTVQRWLTTAPGAPTTHWYQIRCVLAQPIYVMAGQEITGRLHLIAHSAQSYTIDLTLSAKMWGPGASQGGILQSSTGKFDLKEPYYRMSQPQAYPAAQEPPLPPQPQLNPQDIQIQSDDFEEELLQEPAQNASTQL encoded by the exons ATGGAGGCCTCTCCTTTGAAAAAGCTCGAGCAGCTAGAGTTCTCTCTCGATTCCGTCACTGATCTCTCCTCCTCCCCTCCCGCTTCGCCGTCCTCTCCCGCCGTAGCTACGTTCTCGTGCGTTGACGGCGTCACTGAGCTCCGGTTTCTCCAACCGGACTCGACCCATTGTTTCACTTTTGATCTCGCTTCAGCTCAG TTGTTCAAGTTGGGGACAGTCCAGTTCATATGTGTATCTGATGATAACTCGGAGGAG AGATCGTTCTCTAAAGGAGTTAATATAAAGTTTGGAAGTGAGAAGGATAGCAAGGAGTTTTGTGATTCATTCGAGGAGTGGAGAAAGGATGCTCTTGTTCCAG GATCATCCATAGTTTCAGCTAGTAACAGCAAGTTTGACGAGAAGATTGAGGCGTCCTCGGCCAAAATGTATTTCCATTACTATGGACAACTTCTACATCAGCAAAATATGCTACAAGATTATGTTAGGACAG GTACATATTATGCTGCGGTGATGGAGAACCGTTCAGATTTTGCTGGTCGTGTTGTGGTCGATGTGGGTGCTGGGAGTGGCATTTTGTCTATGTTTGCTGCCCAG GCTGGTGCCAAGCATGTGTATGCTGTAGAAGCATCAGAAATGGCTGAATATGCACGTAAGCTTATCGCTGGAAACCCCTTGTTCGCTGATCGAATCACA GTCATCAAGGGAAAGGTCGAGGATATTGAGTTGCCTGAGAAAGCGGATATTTTAATCTCTGAACCAATGG GCACCTTATTGGTCAACGAGAGAATGTTGGAATCGTATGTAATTGCTAGGGATCGTTTCATGTCTCCGAATGGCAAAATGTTTCCCACTGTTGGAAG GATTCACATGGCACCTTTCTCtgatgaatttttatttattgaaatgGCAAATAAG GCTTTGTTTTGGCAACAACAGAACTATTATGGAGTTGATTTGACACCTCTGTTTGGTTCAGCACACCAAGGTTATTTTTCTCAG CCTGTGGTTGATGCATTTGATCCGAGGTTATTGGTTGCTCCCCTTATGTTTCATACGATTGATTTCACTCAGATGAAG GAAGAAGATTTTTATGAGATCGATATCCCATTGAAGTTTACTTCTTCCGTATGCACCCGAGTGCATGGACTTGCCTGCTGGTTCGACGTTCTCTTTGACGGGAG CACGGTACAAAGATGGCTCACAACTGCTCCTGGTGCGCCTACAACGCATTGGTACCAGATCAGATGTGTTCTGGCACAACCCATTTATGTGATGGCAGGTCAAGAGATCACTGGTAGACTTCATCTGATAGCTCACAGTGCTCAAAGTTACACCATTGATTTAACTCTATCAG CTAAAATGTGGGGTCCCGGTGCAAGTCAAGGAGGAATCCTCCAATCATCGACAGGCAAATTCGATCTGAAAGAACCTTATTATAGAATGTCTCAGCCACAAGCATACCCTGCTGCACAAGAGCCACCATTACCACCACAACCGCAGCTAAACCCACAG GACATACAGATACAGAGCGATGATTTTGAAGAAGAGTTATTACAAGAACCGGCACAGAACGCGAGTACCCAGCTCTAA
- the LOC106400263 gene encoding RNA-binding protein 38, whose translation MSQPNNNNGDDDKRYKKIFVGGLAWSVTTDVLRSFFQEKCGEVLEANVVSETLPDGNLKSKGYGFVTFRDVAAATRACQPPYPDIEGRRANINLAYVNAKNNPNHSNQIGLLQQAGPSHQYQHGPFNQMAWHQYQNGWFNQVAWQQYPQFCTNPQFPLVYWDSYRGAYIQIPHHPCSSNMNWHQTHSVRPPGMSQPPTEPRFEELPADTNQEAVSTADGVSNDNNEEVDTETDSGADQQNGKAQEGEISGQNNGIKQDVKDQEGEINGQDNGIKQGVKDQEGKIVSGEDENTKQGAGVTNQFCYGIITLQIKTGREEKSENSPQENGFDHEEKTQHMEVGLITKKETDKNA comes from the exons ATGTCTCAGCCAAACAATAACAACGGTGATGATGATAAAAGATACAAGAAGATCTTCGTTGGAGGTTTAGCATGGAGCGTAACAACAGATGTTTTGAGAAGTTTCTTCCAAGAAAAGTGTGGAGAGGTTCTCGAGGCTAATGTTGTCAGCGAGACTCTCCCTGATGGTAACTTAAAATCAAAAGGCTATGGTTTT GTTACTTTTAGGGATGTTGCAGCTGCAACTAGAGCTTGTCAACCTCCCTATCCGGATATTGAGGGAAGAAGAGCCAACATCAATCTGGCTTACGTTAATGCAAAGAATAACCCTAACCACTCTAACCAAATTG GTTTACTGCAACAGGCTGGACCATCGCATCAATATCAACACG GTCCGTTTAATCAGATGGCATGGCATCAATACCAGAACG GTTGGTTTAATCAGGTGGCTTGGCAACAATATCCGCAATTTTGTACAAATCCACAGTTTCCTCTAGTCTACTG GGATTCATATCGTGGAGCATATATTCAAATTCCACACCATCCTTGCTCCTCCAACATG AATTGGCATCAGACCCACAGTGTACGACCTCCCGGTATGTCTCAGCCGCCTACAGAACCAAGATTTGAAGAGCTCCCTGCTGATACCAATCAAGAAGCTGTCTCCACTGCAGATGGTGTGAGCAATGACAACAATGAAGAGGTCGATACAGAAACAGACAGTGGTGCTGATCAGCAAAATGGAAAGGCTCAAGAAGGAGAGATCAGTGGACAAAACAATGGCATCAAGCAAGATGTTAAGGATCAAGAAGGAGAGATCAATGGACAAGACAACGGCATCAAGCAAGGTGTTAAGGATCAAGAGGGAAAGATCGTGAgtggagaagatgaaaacaCCAAGCAGGGTGCAGGTGTAACAAATCAGTTTTGTTATGGGATCATTACACTCCAAATCAAGACAGGCCGTGAAGAAAAATCTGAAAACTCACCACAAGAAAACGGTTTTGATCATGAAGAGAAGACGCAGCATATGGAAGTTGGACTGATCACAAAGAAGGAGACGGACAAGAATGCATGA
- the LOC106400969 gene encoding DEAD-box ATP-dependent RNA helicase 50-like has translation MLARAPPPSVTFPARNKVCNRREIVRLFRNGGGVITRAGFTRRPLEASCSNEVVSDSTDDGFIVIKAEHRETELYPPPPPPPSIPPSESSRRNGSRSRGVTASFGRLKAQKVKALVGKVTQKKQQVSRNEEEEDEDDDIFEDEEFGGSSILDLMRKKLAMKAIPSSGKSSEVKRFSRVRESRELRDTDRSQTNERDSNGYAAANSRGRGDRPSNAKNLDTFKGSDRAAGEFANPRKFSDNERAGSRSSYSKDSSAANSRGREDRRFVNKESDTYQRRDRATTDEFSDARYFNDNERAGSHYSYSRGGAGNSRGWGDRRSVVYARDMEDWRERGNKTKSTRETGFFSRKSFAEVGCSEGMMKALKENNFDRPAHIQALAFAPVVDGKSCIIADQSGSGKTLAYLVPVIQRLREEELQGLSKSSSGCPRVIVLVPTAELASQVLANCRLISKSGVPFRSMVVTGGFKQRTQLENLEQGVDVLIATPGRFTYLMNEGILGLSNLRCAILDEVDILFGDEEFESALQNLISSSPVTAQYLFVTATLPLEIYNKLVEVFPDCEVVMGPRVHRVSNALEEVLVDCSGDDYAEKTPETAFQNKKAALLQIIEENPVAKTIIFCNKIETCRKVENIFKRLDRNERQLHVLPFHAALAQGARLTNMEEFTSSHPEDHSLFLVCTDRASRGIDFSGVDHVVLFDFPRDPSEYVRRVGRTARGARGEGKAFVFVVGKQVTLARRIIERNQKGHPVHDVPNAYEFTT, from the exons ATGTTGGCGAGAGCTCCACCTCCGTCAGTTACTTTTCCGGCGAGGAATAAAGTTTGTAATCGGAGAGAGATCGTGCGGCTGTTTCGCAACGGAGGAGGAGTGATAACGAGAGCCGGTTTCACTCGTCGGCCACTGGAGGCTTCATGCTCGAATGAGGTCGTTAGCGACTCCACCGACGATGGATTCATCGTAATCAAAGCGGAACACCGCGAGACGGAGCTCTATCCTCCGCCTCCTCCTCCGCCTTCGATTCCGCCGTCAG AATCTTCGAGAAGAAATGGTTCGCGTTCGAGAGGAGTAACCGCGAGTTTCGGGAGGCTAAAGGCGCAGAAAGTGAAGGCTCTCGTTGGTAAGGTAACGCAGAAGAAGCAGCAAGTGAGTCgtaatgaggaagaagaagacgaggatGATGATATATTTGAGGATGAAGAGTTTGGTGGATCATCAATTCTTGATTTGATGAGGAAGAAGTTGGCTATGAAGGCTATTCCTAGTTCAGGAAAATCTTCAGAGGTGAAAAGATTCAGCAGAGTGCGGGAATCTAGAGAGCTAAGAGATACAGATAGATCTCAGACTAATGAGAGAGATTCAAACGGTTATGCTGCTGCTAACTCCAGGGGTAGAGGAGATAGGCCTTCGAATGCGAAAAATTTAGATACATTCAAGGGGAGTGACAGAGCTGCTGGTGAGTTTGCAAACCCTCGGAAGTTTAGTGATAACGAGAGAGCAGGATCAAGGAGTTCATATTCAAAAGATTCCTCTGCTGCTAATTCTAGGGGTAGAGAAGATAGGCGTTTTGTTAACAAAGAGTCAGATACATATCAGAGACGTGATAGAGCTACTACGGATGAGTTTTCAGATGCTCGGTATTTCAATGATAATGAGAGAGCAGGGTCGCATTATTCATATTCAAGAGGCGGTGCTGGTAACTCCAGGGGTTGGGGTGATAGGCGTTCTGTTGTATACGCAAGAGATATggaggattggagagagagagggaataAAACCAAGTCTACTAGGGAAACCGGCTTTTTTAGCCGCAAAAGTTTTGCAGAGGTTGGATGTAGTGAGGGTATGATGAAGGCCTTAAAGGAGAATAATTTTGATCGACCGGCTCATATTCAG GCTCTGGCTTTTGCGCCAGTTGTTGATGGAAAGAGTTGTATCATAGCTGACCAAAGTGGATCAGGCAAGACACTGGCATATCTTGTACCTGTTATCCAGCGTCTCAGGGAAGAGGAACTTCAAGGACTGAGCAAATCGTCTTCTGGTTGTCCTCGTGTGATTGTTCTGGTACCAACCGCAGAGTTGGCCTCCCAG GTTCTTGCCAACTGTAGATTAATATCAAAGTCTGGGGTCCCGTTCCGTTCCATGGTAGTGACTGGTGGTTTCAAACAACGAACCCAGCTCGAAAATTTAGAGCAAGGTGTGGACGTTTTGATTGCAACACCAGGGCGTTTCACGTACCTTATGAATGAAGGAATTTTGGGGCTGTCAAATTTGAGATG TGCCATATTAGATGAGGTGGATATACTCTTTGGCGACGAGGAGTTTGAGTCAGCCCTGCAGAATCTGATCAGTTCCTCCCCTGTGACTGCGCAGTATCTGTTTGTTACAGCAACCTTGCCCCTCGAGATATACAACAAACTTGTTGAAGTTTTCCCTGATTGTGAAGTTGTAATGGGACCTCGCGTGCACCGTGTTAGCAATGCCCTCGAAGAG GTTCTTGTTGACTGCAGTGGAGATGATTATGCAGAGAAAACTCCTGAGACTGCTTTTCAGAACAAGAAAGCGGCTCTCCTTCAGATTATCGAGGAAAACCCTGTTGCCAAGACTATCATCTTCTGCAATAAG ATTGAGACATGTAGGAAAGTTGAGAATATATTCAAGCGGCTTGATAGAAACGAAAGGCAGCTGCACGTCCTACCGTTTCACGCAGCACTCGCACAAGGGGCAAGGCTTACAAACATGGAAGAATTCACCTCGTCTCATCCCGAAGATCATTCACTGTTTCTGGTCTGCACGGATAG AGCTTCTCGTGGGATAGATTTCTCCGGTGTTGATCATGTGGTGCTGTTTGATTTTCCGCGTGACCCGAGTGAATACGTAAGACGTGTTGGAAGAACAGCGAGAGGTGCTAGAGGAGAAGGAAAGGCTTTCGTCTTTGTAGTGGGGAAACAAGTAACGTTGGCAAGGAGGATCATTGAGAGGAACCAGAAGGGTCATCCGGTTCATGATGTCCCAAACGCTTACGAGTTCACAACCTGA